TGCAGCAGTTATAACTTCTGTTAATTCCTCCATATTAGTTGGCTTAATGTCTACTATATCTGTATACAATTTGTTAAGAAAAAGACGCACCCTATTTTTAAAGCTTTACAACAATTTATTGATACAATACAAATATCAAGTGACAAATGTTTGAAAAGTGAAATGAACAGTAGATAATATAGAAAAAGGATACTAAAACTCTGGTCTGTGATCTCAAGATGCCAAAGATTAATTCTAAGGTCATCAGCACTGAGGTATGTCTCTTGATCACTGTTGACACTTATACTGTTTATATGATAGGTGTGCGCATTGGCAAATATTCTTCTTGGTGATGCCTCTACCATTAATTCCATTGGTTTTATAGTTGGTAcctaaatgattaaataattaggTAGTACAGACACATATCTTGAAAGCCTTGTTTCATGCAATGTTTATGAAAACCATAAATAGGTTCCACTGTTACAATGCCAAACTCTCAATGTTATGTGCATATTTGAACTTCTTGACCATTTCTATTGTAAGTATTTTTTGTTAGATATACAATAGTACAGAAGATACTATTTATATAAGAGTTtggtatacaaaatataattttaaattattttatttacattttataattaatacatttccaatttttaagtagttcataaaatttaatatatataattagaACTATTTATTGGAATAAAATTATACTGATATTTAATAGGACTTACCCTCAAGGAAGTGATACAAGCAGGATCACGAATCGTACCATTTTCTTCCTTTGTATTATAACCCTCTACTCTTTTATCGCGTTCACTAACTTTCCACAATTTAATAGTTTTATCATTTGTGGAAAGTAAAAAATGTGCAGGATTTTTCCTTTTTAGCCacctaattttgttaattttttcttCTATCTCTAATGATTTCAGGTAATCAAATTCAGGTTCATGACTTTGGAAGGTGCTGTATACATTGTATTCACCTCTCCGAGGTATACTGTTTTTACTCTatacaaatgtaaatttttcttcattattttaaaatgtcatTAAACATTACTTATttcttttgtttaaatttatcaaaactatttgcaaataaataaaaaaaaacatttaaaatgttGCTTCTTTTCATTGTTTCAATGATTATCTTTAGAACTTTTCTAAAGATAGGAAAATGTAACATACAGTTGGCAATAATCCAATACTAACgtataaacataatttttatttaaaggaTGAGCTTGTCTTTATTAAGAGCACGAAGATTAACATATTCAAACAGATATAAATAtagataatattataaaattacttcaACTTACAATGGGGTCTCTTTGAAAAATAACAACCCGTCCACCTTTATCTCCCGTTGCAAGAAGATCGCCATCGTGATTAAATTCAACGCACGAGATTATATCAGCTAgaatagaatatttatttataagatttATTAATCCCATATAATTTGAAACAGAAAATGAAACAAAGAACTTTGATTATTCTAAACTCTAGTTTAATTACtttataaatcaaaatatattcTAACATCTACAATCACAAAGTAGGAGCACCTGTTTTCTTCGGTTTAGTAAATGCTAACTGATAAGATAACATTCTTAAAGAATGTAAgcaaactccaaattgaagttaCCTTCTGTGACATCGTCTTCCAATGTTCCTTTTACTTGCGAGAAACACCATTGTATGTCGCCATTGCCTGAAACAAAAGTATAAAAACACTGTACACaaagaaatttgtttaaaacatTAACAAACCTATACTAGATTGAACACCGTAAAATCTTTAGGTAAACAGTAAAAAGCTTCATTCTTCTGGAATATATAACATCTGATGTTCACTTTTCAAACCAATAACATGTTCATATATATAACTGTCA
The nucleotide sequence above comes from Megachile rotundata isolate GNS110a chromosome 13, iyMegRotu1, whole genome shotgun sequence. Encoded proteins:
- the tws gene encoding protein phosphatase 2 regulatory subunit tws isoform X6, whose product is MLSYQLAFTKPKKTADIISCVEFNHDGDLLATGDKGGRVVIFQRDPISKNSIPRRGEYNVYSTFQSHEPEFDYLKSLEIEEKINKIRWLKRKNPAHFLLSTNDKTIKLWKVSERDKRVEGYNTKEENGTIRDPACITSLRVPTIKPMELMVEASPRRIFANAHTYHINSISVNSDQETYLSADDLRINLWHLEITDQSFNIVDIKPTNMEELTEVITAAEFHPAECNVLVYSSSKGTIRLCDMRSAALCDQHSKLFEEPEDPTNRSFFSEIISSISDVKLSNSGRYMISRDYLSVKVWDLQMETKPIECYPVHEYLRSKLCSLYENDCIFDKFECCWSGNDSAIMTGSYNNFFRVFDRTTKRDLTLEAARDIAKPKTLLKPRKVCTGGKRKKDEISVDCLDFNKKILHTAWHPSENVVAVAATNNLFLFQDKL
- the tws gene encoding protein phosphatase 2 regulatory subunit tws isoform X5, translating into MAGNGDIQWCFSQVKGTLEDDVTEADIISCVEFNHDGDLLATGDKGGRVVIFQRDPISKNSIPRRGEYNVYSTFQSHEPEFDYLKSLEIEEKINKIRWLKRKNPAHFLLSTNDKTIKLWKVSERDKRVEGYNTKEENGTIRDPACITSLRVPTIKPMELMVEASPRRIFANAHTYHINSISVNSDQETYLSADDLRINLWHLEITDQSFNIVDIKPTNMEELTEVITAAEFHPAECNVLVYSSSKGTIRLCDMRSAALCDQHSKLFEEPEDPTNRSFFSEIISSISDVKLSNSGRYMISRDYLSVKVWDLQMETKPIECYPVHEYLRSKLCSLYENDCIFDKFECCWSGNDSAIMTGSYNNFFRVFDRTTKRDLTLEAARDIAKPKTLLKPRKVCTGGKRKKDEISVDCLDFNKKILHTAWHPSENVVAVAATNNLFLFQDKL
- the tws gene encoding protein phosphatase 2 regulatory subunit tws isoform X4 → MDCAETSSNGDIQWCFSQVKGTLEDDVTEADIISCVEFNHDGDLLATGDKGGRVVIFQRDPISKNSIPRRGEYNVYSTFQSHEPEFDYLKSLEIEEKINKIRWLKRKNPAHFLLSTNDKTIKLWKVSERDKRVEGYNTKEENGTIRDPACITSLRVPTIKPMELMVEASPRRIFANAHTYHINSISVNSDQETYLSADDLRINLWHLEITDQSFNIVDIKPTNMEELTEVITAAEFHPAECNVLVYSSSKGTIRLCDMRSAALCDQHSKLFEEPEDPTNRSFFSEIISSISDVKLSNSGRYMISRDYLSVKVWDLQMETKPIECYPVHEYLRSKLCSLYENDCIFDKFECCWSGNDSAIMTGSYNNFFRVFDRTTKRDLTLEAARDIAKPKTLLKPRKVCTGGKRKKDEISVDCLDFNKKILHTAWHPSENVVAVAATNNLFLFQDKL